The genome window CCGGGGGGGGCACCGCACCGGCGCGGGGGGGCTGCAGCGCGTTTGGGGGCGCACGGTGCATTGGGGGTGCGGAgcacggggggtggggggggcatcGCAGCGGGGGGTGATGCGGTGCAGCGGGAGGGGCGCGGGATTCGGGGCCGCGGGGCGGTGCGGCGTGCGGGGGCGGGGGGCgacgcggcggggggggcggtgcAGCCGGTggggggggtgatttgggggtgcgCTGCAATCCGGGGTGGGGGGGCGGTGCGTTGGAGGGGCACAGTGCGAGCGGCGGGGGCGGTGCTGCGGTCCGGGGGGTGGCAGTGAATTCGGGGGGCGTCGCGCCgaggggctgcggcggggcccgggggcgggCAGCTGCCCACGGCCGGGAGGGGCGCGCTGCGGTGCGGGGGGGGTCGGGTGGGGGCGGCGGAGGGCGCTCGAGGCCCCCCCATGGGGGAGGCTCCAGGACCGGGGGGGCTGTAGAGAGgctggggggatgcaggggggCGGGCCGGAGGGCGGTTGTGTGTTCCCCCCGCATAAGGAAGGCTGGGACTTGTACCTTAGCTTCTCCCAGTGTGGAGCCCCATCCCGTCCCTTTGTAGGCTGCAGTGGGGGGGGAACTTCATTGTCAGCACAGCCCCCCCATATGGAGCTGCACACAGGGGCAGCCCCCATGGAGTGTGAGCTCTGCTTCCCCCcaggacatgggggtccccaatcCCTGTAGCACAGCAGATCCCTGCAGTTCTGCAGCACCCCCCAGTTCTCAGGGACACCCCCACCCCTGCCCCGTGCCCCCGCAGGATCCGGCCTCACCTGCGGACGGAGCCAGCGCCGCTGTCACCATGGGCAACATCTTCGGGAACCTGCTGAAGAGCCTGATCGGGAAGAAGGAGATGCGGATCCTGATGGTGGGGCTGGACGCCGCCGGGAAGACCACCATCCTCTACAAGCTGAAGCTGGGGGAGATTGTCACCACCATCCCCACCATAGgtgtgcggggcgggggggcaccAGGCAGGGACCCCACCCCGTGAGGGCTCCTTGGAAAGGGGCTCACGGCTccatgtgcctcagtttccctccgcTGTTGCTCCTCGCAGGGTTCAACGTGGAGACAGTGGAGTACAAGAACATCAGCTTCACCGTGTGGGACGTGGGTGGGCAGGACAAGATCCGGCCCCTCTGGCGGCATTACTTCCAAAACACCCAGGGTAGGTCCCCCCGGGGACGCAGGAGGGGACGGGGCTCGCCGGGGAGCGGGGTGTCCCTGGGACgggccagatcctgcaccccagcagtGCCTGCTCGCTGTCCGCAGGGCTGATCTTTGTGGTGGACAGCAACGACCGGGAGCGGGTGAACGAGGCGCGGGAGGAGCTGATGCGGATGCTGGCGGAGGACGAGCTGCGGGACGCCGTCCTCCTCGTCTTCGCCAACAAGCAGGTGGGGCTGAGGGTCCTGTGCTGGGGCCGGGACCAGGACCATCCCCAGGGTGTTGGGGCTGCTCTCGGGGTGCCTGTGGCAGGCGCGTGTCCATCCCTGGGGTGTCGGGGCTGGGATCTAGCGACCCCCGTGGCAGGGCTGTGCCCGTCCCCACGGCATCAGGGCGGGTGTTCAACAGTCGCCCTGGCTGGACTGTGCCTGTCCCCGTGGGGTTGGGGCCAGGATCTTGACAGCCGCTGTCACAGAGCTGTGCCCATCCCCATGGCATCAGGGCTGGTGTCAAACCCCTCGGTGGCAGAGCTGCGCTCTTCCCCGTGGCATTGGGGCTGGTGGCAGCCCCCACAGCAGGATGGTGCCCATGCTGGTGTTTAACATCCCTCTGCCTGGCCCGTGCCCGTCCCTGTGGCGCCAGGGCTGGTGTCTCCCATGGCCATGGCAGATCCTGTAGCCTCAGGGCTGCTGTGCCAGGATGGTGCTTGGCCCCGTGGCATCAAGGCTGGCGCCCACCCCCGTGGCGGGGCAGAGCCCATCCCCGTGGTGTCAGGGCTGGCGCGTGACCTCCCCCGTCTTCGCCCCAGGACCTGCCTAACGCCATGAACGCGGCGGAGATCACGGACAAGCTGGGGCTGCACTCCCTGCGCCACCGCAACTGGTACATCCAGGCCACCTGTGCCACCAGCGGGGACGGGCTCTACGAGGGCCTCGACTGGCTCGCCAACCAGCTCAAGAACAAGAAGTGAGCGGGTGGCCgctggccccggcccccccgtgCCCCTGGCCCCCCCCGGGGCCATGCCAGTGCCCCCCctggccgccccctccccgccccggttGGGTTTTGCTTTCTCTGGCACCggttgctgtggggttttttgccttttttggggtctCCTCAGTTCCCCTCGGATctcgtgtgtgcgtgtgtggaaTATAGCTCTATATAACGTAtctggggggcgggggcagagccCCGAGGAGCAGGACGGGGGCTGGGGGCCACCTCGGTGCTGCCCTGCCTGGGGGGCCCGCGCCAGGGCACCCCATCCCCATGCATGTCCCCGCACCCCCCCGCCTTCATCTGGACCAAATgtgggggcagcggggccgcagGGGGCATTTGGGACCATACATTCACCTCCCCCCTACCCCAAGCACCCCCTTCCAGCCCTGCGTGCCCCCGGGGGTCCCACACGTCCCTGACCCCCCATGTCACTCTGGGGCAGGTCTTCTCACTGCAGCATGACCCCCGtgggggggccggggctgccaGGACTCCCATGGGCCCCCTGGCTGTGCCCCCCCTCGGCCACCTGCCCCCCAACCCCATGCCAGCATAGTGATTGTATGTCCCTGCCCCtcacggacggacggacggacggccCCATACTGTACCCCACCCCCCCGGCACCGTATTTATAGCCCCGGTCTGTGCTTGGTGTGACGTGTCGCTGCGGCTCTGCCCCATCTGGGGACGTGTGTActcgccccccccgcccccgtgcCTGAGACGGTGGGTGACCCCCGGCCCCCCCCTTGGATATTAAACATGTTTTATGTAGCGCGGCCCCACGGCTCTTCTTCCGCTGCCCCCCCGGCACGGGTTCCCGCGGAGGGGACGGTGATGGACAGCCCTGGGCTGGATTTAATTAGAAAGAGCTTAGCGGGGGCGAGAGGGGCTGGTGGGGGGGTAAGGGGGGAGCCCCCCCTTCCCAGGCTCATCTTTAGGGGAATATTGGATGAAATGGTAAATCCCATTAATGCTAATCCCAGCCGGGGCGTGGGGACGGTGCCAGTGCTGGGACGGGTGTGAGCGAGGCTCAGCCACCTGGTATCACCCCCCCATGGGACAGGGGACTGGCTGAGTTCTGTTTGGAGCCAGCGctgctgtccccgtccctgtgtcccctctggcTTGGGGGCTGTTGGCCCCCAGAATCCCTCTGTGCCGCTGGCACTGAGCTGTGGTGCTGcatgcccggacgcctgggttcctcctgcatggGGGGGTCTGGAGCTGGGGTGATCGGGGTTCCCCGGTGGGCTGGGAGCCACAAAGCCGGCACTGGCGCGTTCCCACCGCCCGGCCCGGTGGCTTTGTGTGGTGGGGGCCAGCCCAGCACTGACCTGGAGGCCCTAATCTCATTAGCACCCCGGCCCCCAGCCGCCAGCCCGGCTTCCCCACCTCTCGGCAACCGGGGCTGGTATGTGGGTGCGCCGGTGGGGCCGGCGTGCCGATGCCGTCGTCCGGGAGCTGCACCGGGGCCTGCGCTGGCACTGCTGACCGTGTGGCCACCGCCGCTGTCAACCGGGCCCTCGCTGCCGGcacaggctgagggagccgggctgcACCCCATGTGTGACCCCCCAGAGCCAGAGGCTGCTCCCCGTGTTcccaggctctgcctcctgccccaggAGCTGGTGTCCCCCCACaagcacagggacacgggggctTTGGGGCAGGTTTAGCCCCGCGCCACCCGTCCAGCCTTTTGCTGGTGGGACGTCAACTTCCCCTGTCCCACCTGGCCGAGGGGGCTGGAAGTGGGGCTGGGGTGCCAGCAGAAGGGATGCTCTGCACCCGCTGGGTGCCAGGGAAGGGTCCTGGCCCGGGTGGGTGCCCGTTTCTCGAGGCTTTGCTGCCGCCTGCTGGTACCGAGTCCCGACGGCGCCGGGACAGCGGGTGCTGCACCCCGCCGGTCCCGTGGGGCGAACCCCCACCCGGGCCCCCAGCTCGCCGTGGGCCGGGGCGGCCGCCTCCGCCCGGGAGCGCAGGGACTGTCCCCGGGTGGAGCCGGACACCCGGTGCGTGCCCGGGCTGGGTGGCACCGGAGCGCGGACGGACGCGTGTATCCGGGCACCGCGGGGGTGGCCGGTTTCgggtcccccccgccccgccggggctcAGAGCAGCTCCGACCGCCCCCACGGCGCGTTGTCTGTCCCACCGACCGGTCCCGGTGGAGCGTCCCGgtgcgggcgggggcggggccgcgggcccGGGGGGCGGTTCCCGGGGAGCAcccgggggccgggccggggggggccGGTCCCggtgccgccgctgccgccgccagcCCGGCCATgccgccccccgccgcgctgctcctgctggcgctgctgctgccgccgccgccgctcgcccGCGCCGCCGAGAGCGAAACCGAAAGCGGcgcccgggggctgcggctggagACGCTCGTGAGTCCGGGGGGTGCGGGAGGGACCGGGGCGCACCGAGCACTGGAGGCCCCCGTCGGCCCTCGTGGCCGCGGAGCTGGGATCAGGGGGACCGGCGGTGCGGGGGGAGTCCGGCGGtgcgggggggacggggacgccgGCGGGACGCTCTTGCCCGGCGGGGGGCACCGGGGAGCCCGGTCTGGGCGGGGGGCGCGCACGTGGCACCGGGAGAACCGGGCTACGGAACGGGGGGCACCGGGAGGAGCGGGCTGCGGGGGAGCACGGGGCACCGGGAGGACGGGAGGTCCGGGAGGGGAGTTCGGCCCACGGAGGGCCCGGGGGATCCCTGGGCACCGGCGGGTACGGGGGGACCCCGGCCCGGCTCCCCGTGACCTCCCGTTGCAGGTGGCCCCCCCCGAGGGCTGCACGGAGCTGTCGGCGCCGGGGGACACGGTTCACATCCACTACACggtgcggggggggcggcgggaggaACACGTCAGCACTGCGCtccccgggcggggcgggggcggcgccgccaCCGGCGGGGGAACCCTGGGCCGGCACCGGGGCGGCTGCGGGGTGGGCACGGGGGTGGCACCGCGGTGGCGCTGGCGTGGTACAGGAGCAGGCATGGGGATGGCACCAGGGTGGCACTGGGACAGACACTGGGACAGCACTGGggtgggggtggcactgggagtgACATGGTGACTGCTCAGGGGTGGGCCCTGAGTGGCACCTGGGTGGGCATGGGGGTGGACCAGTATGGGCATGGGTTGGCACTGGGATCAGCACTGTGACCAGCACACGTTGTCCCGGCGCTGGGAGCAGGGTGGGATGTCCCTGGGGTGGCAGCAGGGTCAGCACAGGGGTGGCACCGAGATCAGCCCAGAGATGGACCCAGGGGGACAATGAGACCAGCACTAGAGtggcagtgggacagcagtgCCAGTACCAGCATGGGGACAGTCCCAGGGCAACACTGGGACCCGCACAGGGATGGCTCCGGGACGgtgcccgtgtccccgcagggcaGTCTGGAGGATGGACGTGTCATTGACACCTCCCTGAGCCGGGACCCGCTCCAGGTGGAGCTGGGCAAGCGCCAAGTCATCCCGGGTGAGTGCGGGGCCGGGGGGGTAACTGGGATCTGGTGGGGCTGCGGGACGCCCCCGCTCACCCCTCTCCCCCCTCTACCCTCCAGGCCTGGAGCAGAGTCTGCTGGACATGTGTGTGGGGTAAGACGGGTGGTGGGCCCAGGGGGTGGGCAGCAGCCCCCCCGCAGCATCCCCGCCACAGTTTTTGGCACGGGTCTGGCCCCCCAGGGCACCAACAGTCTCTCACCATGGCAGGGAGAAGCGCAGAGCCATCATCCCCCCTCACCTGGCCTACGGCAAGCGGGGCTCGCCCCCCACCATCCCAGGTGAGC of Patagioenas fasciata isolate bPatFas1 chromosome 28, bPatFas1.hap1, whole genome shotgun sequence contains these proteins:
- the ARF3 gene encoding ADP-ribosylation factor 3, coding for MGNIFGNLLKSLIGKKEMRILMVGLDAAGKTTILYKLKLGEIVTTIPTIGFNVETVEYKNISFTVWDVGGQDKIRPLWRHYFQNTQGLIFVVDSNDRERVNEAREELMRMLAEDELRDAVLLVFANKQDLPNAMNAAEITDKLGLHSLRHRNWYIQATCATSGDGLYEGLDWLANQLKNKK
- the FKBP11 gene encoding peptidyl-prolyl cis-trans isomerase FKBP11, encoding MPPPAALLLLALLLPPPPLARAAESETESGARGLRLETLVAPPEGCTELSAPGDTVHIHYTGSLEDGRVIDTSLSRDPLQVELGKRQVIPGLEQSLLDMCVGEKRRAIIPPHLAYGKRGSPPTIPGDAVLRFEVELVALSRAGYWQKLVNEVVPLLCLGLVPALLALIGCHLYRKASSPRLSKKKMKEEKKNKAKKK